A genome region from Akkermansiaceae bacterium includes the following:
- a CDS encoding sigma-70 family RNA polymerase sigma factor, which translates to MSDDEYYSPTPSSSKGLFPTTRWTIVRNLSDGERRIRFPAWDEFVTSYRKPLEYWLVARCRDPHLSEELVQSFLAKMSSHEHALNSLDPSKGRLRSWLLVCLKRHWLDNLPKSFDELPDGYADADVKPDEDFDGVWARSVAQRVVRQLRSEYASRKRVDLFDALLGVIDGAAIEERTALHVRFGMTANTFDQALARLRERLALRLREEVAATLVDGQDSDVDDELRHLILVLGRNGGFAPESAGAET; encoded by the coding sequence ATGTCCGATGACGAGTATTACTCCCCTACGCCTTCTTCGTCGAAAGGCCTTTTTCCGACGACACGGTGGACCATCGTCCGGAATCTTTCGGATGGCGAACGGCGGATCAGATTTCCCGCTTGGGATGAGTTTGTCACCTCCTACCGCAAGCCGCTGGAATACTGGCTAGTCGCCCGCTGCCGGGATCCTCACTTGTCGGAGGAATTGGTGCAGTCATTCCTGGCCAAGATGTCGAGCCATGAGCACGCTCTGAACTCGCTGGATCCATCCAAAGGGAGGCTCCGTTCCTGGTTGCTGGTCTGCCTCAAGCGCCATTGGCTGGATAACCTGCCGAAGTCTTTCGACGAACTGCCTGATGGATATGCGGATGCCGATGTGAAACCGGATGAGGACTTCGACGGTGTGTGGGCAAGGAGCGTCGCGCAACGTGTCGTCCGGCAACTTCGGTCCGAGTATGCATCGCGTAAAAGAGTCGATCTTTTCGACGCACTGCTCGGCGTGATCGACGGGGCGGCGATTGAGGAACGCACCGCCCTCCATGTGCGTTTCGGAATGACGGCGAACACCTTCGACCAAGCCCTGGCACGCCTTCGCGAGCGCCTCGCGCTGCGCCTGAGGGAGGAAGTCGCCGCCACATTGGTTGACGGACAGGATAGCGATGTGGATGACGAACTTCGTCACCTGATCCTCGTCCTCGGCCGCAACGGAGGCTTTGCACCGGAGTCTGCTGGCGCGGAAACATGA
- a CDS encoding serine/threonine protein kinase translates to MTGEPIPELSEQTLAGFFREALRAGNRAPRPTPPEWLQDDDFPYVVGRFVGRGGSGMVWKAEGRGGGGTVALKLVSFRGDRRIRLRWENECDALSRVDHPNLVKLIDFGLAPDLDAGWVTLEWIEGSDLATVLGDRGSLPVAEAVEFTKQIVAALSALHGAGLLHRDIKPGNILFEESSKRWVLADFGLAYDLGQDAEARVTRTLETPATPGYAAPERDQPGGHSDTRGDQYSLAFTIWEMLAGSRPAGSFPMLHTLCRCPVGVDHVLRKALSTHPKDRYSDLRGFERAFLRAVRRPPWIRPLLLVISLAAITAILYLGLRPEPFPREFHSGPLTVTEGREHYMEIDLTLEESGEFLAVVHTRSGDPFFGFTGKARLIWRDGDGNVLKTQDSNPLGVNGRFIPGTPHERIDYWSDSLPPEMATKVERVDFRANPGGISKEARDKANIEGAKKDLQKAKEGLGKAWESLRAE, encoded by the coding sequence ATGACCGGAGAACCCATACCAGAACTTTCAGAACAAACCCTCGCAGGATTCTTCCGCGAAGCTTTGCGTGCTGGTAACCGGGCACCTCGCCCCACGCCACCGGAATGGCTGCAGGACGACGACTTCCCCTACGTGGTCGGTCGTTTCGTCGGACGCGGCGGATCGGGTATGGTGTGGAAGGCCGAGGGGCGCGGGGGCGGCGGGACGGTCGCCCTGAAGCTGGTTTCTTTCCGTGGTGATCGCCGGATCAGGCTGCGCTGGGAGAACGAATGCGATGCGCTGTCCCGTGTTGACCATCCGAACCTCGTGAAACTCATCGACTTCGGCCTGGCTCCCGATCTCGATGCCGGTTGGGTGACGCTGGAGTGGATCGAGGGCTCGGATCTCGCTACCGTGCTCGGGGATAGAGGAAGCCTTCCCGTCGCGGAGGCAGTGGAATTTACCAAGCAGATCGTTGCGGCGCTTTCGGCACTCCATGGCGCGGGGCTATTGCACCGCGATATCAAGCCGGGGAACATCCTTTTTGAAGAATCCTCCAAACGCTGGGTTTTGGCGGATTTTGGCCTCGCTTATGACCTCGGTCAGGACGCCGAGGCAAGGGTCACCCGGACACTGGAAACGCCAGCCACACCCGGCTATGCCGCCCCCGAGAGGGATCAGCCAGGCGGACATTCCGATACCAGAGGCGATCAGTATTCGCTAGCCTTCACCATTTGGGAAATGCTCGCTGGCAGCCGCCCGGCGGGTTCGTTCCCCATGCTGCACACCCTATGCCGCTGTCCGGTGGGAGTGGATCATGTGCTCCGGAAAGCACTCTCAACCCATCCCAAAGATCGCTACAGTGATCTGCGTGGATTCGAGCGGGCATTCCTGAGAGCCGTCCGCCGTCCACCTTGGATCAGACCGCTCCTTTTGGTCATCTCCTTGGCCGCTATAACGGCGATCCTGTATCTCGGACTTAGGCCCGAACCTTTCCCAAGGGAATTTCACAGCGGACCTCTCACCGTCACCGAAGGACGGGAGCACTACATGGAGATCGATCTGACTCTGGAGGAAAGCGGCGAATTTCTCGCCGTCGTCCACACAAGGAGCGGGGATCCGTTCTTCGGCTTCACCGGAAAAGCTCGCCTTATCTGGCGGGATGGTGATGGGAATGTCCTCAAAACGCAGGACAGCAATCCGCTTGGTGTGAACGGCCGGTTCATCCCCGGCACACCCCATGAGCGCATTGATTATTGGAGCGACAGCCTCCCGCCGGAAATGGCTACCAAAGTCGAACGCGTCGATTTCCGCGCCAACCCCGGCGGAATCAGCAAGGAAGCCCGGGACAAGGCGAACATCGAAGGAGCCAAAAAGGATCTGCAAAAGGCGAAGGAAGGCTTGGGGAAAGCATGGGAGAGTTTGAGGGCTGAGTGA